ATCGAGAAGGGCGAGACCCTGGGGCTGGTGGGCGAGTCCGGCTGCGGCAAGTCCACGCTGGGCCGGTGTCTTATCCGCCTTTTGGACAGTACGGCGGGCAAGGTCCTGCTCCAGGACGGGGAGGGTGGCGGCTACACCGACGTGACGAAGGTGAACGCCTCCACGATGAAGGAGCTGCGCAGGAGGGTGCAGATCGTCTTCCAGGACCCCTATTCCTGTCTGAACCCCAGGCTCTCCGTCTGGGAGCTTATCGCCGAGCCCCTGATTGTCAACAGCGTCTACAGAAGCAAGGCCGAGATGCGCAAGCGCATCCGCGAGCTGATGAGCACGGTCGGCCTGGCTGAGCGGCTGGAGAACAGCTACCCGCACGAGCTGGACGGAGGGCGCCGACAGCGAATTGGCATCGCGCGGTCCCTGGCCCTGAACCCGGAGTTCATCGTTCTGGACGAGCCGGTCTCCGCGCTCGACGTCTGCATCCAGGCCCAGATCCTGAACCTGCTGAACGAGCTCCAGCGCGAGTTCCACTACACCTACGTGTTCATCTCC
This region of uncultured Fretibacterium sp. genomic DNA includes:
- a CDS encoding ATP-binding cassette domain-containing protein produces the protein MTTDNRPYIRVENLKKYFSTKRGMLHAVDDVSFDIEKGETLGLVGESGCGKSTLGRCLIRLLDSTAGKVLLQDGEGGGYTDVTKVNASTMKELRRRVQIVFQDPYSCLNPRLSVWELIAEPLIVNSVYRSKAEMRKRIRELMSTVGLAERLENSYPHELDGGRRQRIGIARSLALNPEFIVLDEPVSALDVCIQAQILNLLNELQREFHYTYVFISHNLSVVKHVSDRIAVMYLGQVVELCDYKELFTTALHPYTQALLSAIPVARLDVKKERIILEGDVPSPIEPPDACRFMGRCRYCQDICRRETPPLREHLSGHHVACHFAGRLQKGS